A portion of the Nitratidesulfovibrio termitidis HI1 genome contains these proteins:
- a CDS encoding Hsp20/alpha crystallin family protein produces MANFKLWKSEELQRLRSESDRMFDRLCSELGLPSVCQPLMEPALRMIDTPDAVVVEAQLPGVTAEDLDIVITGTVLIVRCAQSATCGIGESSSRYESRFILPCKIRTEDVEAELDEGVLRITMPKCRRPEARRVPVRTGRAG; encoded by the coding sequence ATGGCCAACTTCAAGTTGTGGAAAAGCGAGGAATTGCAGCGCCTGAGAAGCGAGAGCGACCGGATGTTCGACCGGTTGTGCTCGGAACTGGGCCTGCCCTCGGTCTGCCAGCCGCTGATGGAACCGGCGCTGCGCATGATCGACACCCCCGATGCGGTGGTGGTCGAGGCGCAGTTGCCGGGTGTCACCGCCGAAGACCTGGACATCGTCATCACCGGCACCGTGCTCATCGTGCGTTGCGCCCAAAGCGCCACCTGCGGCATCGGTGAATCCAGCAGCCGGTATGAAAGCCGCTTCATCCTGCCGTGCAAGATCCGCACGGAAGACGTGGAGGCGGAACTGGACGAGGGCGTCTTGCGCATCACCATGCCCAAGTGCCGCAGGCCCGAAGCCCGCCGCGTTCCCGTCAGGACCGGCCGGGCCGGTTGA
- a CDS encoding molybdopterin-dependent oxidoreductase: MLNQISNGRQTPEAAMAGRQQVYSVCGMCSVRCPIVVEVEDGKAVRIEGNPKSPLKGSLCARGAAGIALEMDTERPQRPLIRVGERGEGKWREASWDEALDYVAGKLKDITAAHGGRSVLFSDRGGPFVDLHQAFVRGLGSPNYCNHDSACARNVQHAAKSVMGIGRKEVVYDYRNCKHLVLQTRNILEAINVAEANAVLDGLEKGCKLSVVDIRATFTAGKADNFYMVRPGSDLAFNLAVIHVLINEGLYNKPYVEAHVQDLDALTQHVAACTPQWAEAETGVPAAAITALARQLAEAAPNVIWHPGWMVARYDDSFHVCRTAYIINALLGSIGAKGGLPIANKPGDVGRKGLKKLVDLYPAPEEKRADGVGWRHTQFDGGPGLINLAYDAIATGDPYPVKAYICYRHDPLMAMPDAEAMKRKWEGLDLLVSVTFSWSDTAWHSDVVLPLSTYLSRESIIASKGGLKPQFFVRKRAMQPTLDTRADWEILCGLARRLGMNKLAFERIEDIWEYQLQPTGVTVADFDAKGFVELCDAPRYREDAELKFGTGSGKLEMISPKWTKAGEPSLRPYAAPPAPPQGMFRIAFGRTALHTQGHTVNNPLLAEQMATNVAWINTARAAELGIADGEMLEVLDAKGTAAGRIRAFVTDFVHPEALFMVHGFGHRLPVESRARGKGVADQELMPGGLERYDRAGGGISMQEHFVAVRKAAARA; encoded by the coding sequence ATGCTCAACCAGATATCCAACGGCAGGCAAACACCGGAGGCAGCCATGGCAGGCAGGCAACAGGTGTACAGTGTATGCGGCATGTGCAGCGTGCGCTGTCCCATCGTGGTCGAGGTGGAGGACGGCAAGGCCGTTCGCATCGAGGGCAACCCCAAGTCGCCCCTCAAGGGTTCGCTGTGCGCGCGCGGCGCGGCGGGCATCGCCCTTGAAATGGATACGGAACGTCCGCAGCGTCCGCTGATCCGCGTGGGTGAGCGCGGCGAAGGCAAGTGGCGCGAAGCCTCGTGGGACGAGGCCCTGGACTACGTGGCCGGAAAGCTGAAGGACATCACCGCCGCCCACGGCGGGCGCAGCGTGCTCTTTTCCGACCGGGGCGGCCCCTTCGTGGACCTGCACCAGGCGTTCGTGCGCGGCCTTGGTTCGCCCAACTACTGCAACCACGACAGCGCCTGCGCGCGCAACGTGCAGCACGCCGCCAAGTCGGTGATGGGCATCGGCCGCAAGGAAGTGGTCTACGACTACCGCAACTGCAAGCACCTGGTGTTGCAGACCCGCAATATCCTCGAGGCCATCAACGTGGCTGAGGCCAACGCGGTGCTCGACGGCCTTGAAAAGGGCTGCAAGCTCAGCGTGGTGGATATCCGCGCCACCTTCACCGCGGGCAAGGCCGACAATTTCTACATGGTGCGCCCCGGCAGCGACCTGGCCTTCAACCTGGCCGTCATCCACGTGCTGATCAACGAGGGGCTGTACAACAAGCCCTACGTCGAAGCGCACGTGCAGGACCTGGACGCGCTGACCCAGCATGTGGCCGCCTGCACCCCGCAGTGGGCCGAGGCCGAAACCGGCGTGCCCGCCGCTGCCATCACCGCGCTGGCCCGCCAACTGGCCGAGGCCGCGCCCAACGTCATCTGGCACCCCGGCTGGATGGTGGCCCGCTACGACGATTCGTTCCACGTCTGTCGCACCGCGTACATCATCAACGCCCTGCTCGGCTCCATCGGGGCCAAGGGCGGCCTGCCCATCGCCAACAAGCCCGGCGACGTGGGCCGCAAGGGCCTGAAGAAGCTGGTGGACCTGTACCCCGCCCCCGAAGAGAAGCGCGCCGACGGCGTGGGCTGGCGGCATACCCAGTTCGACGGCGGCCCCGGCCTGATCAACCTGGCCTACGACGCCATAGCCACGGGTGATCCGTACCCGGTCAAGGCGTACATCTGCTACCGGCACGACCCGCTGATGGCCATGCCCGACGCGGAAGCCATGAAGCGCAAGTGGGAAGGGCTGGACCTGCTGGTCAGCGTGACCTTCTCGTGGTCGGACACGGCGTGGCATTCCGACGTGGTGCTGCCCCTGTCCACCTACCTTTCGCGCGAGAGCATCATCGCCTCCAAGGGCGGGCTGAAGCCGCAGTTCTTCGTGCGCAAGCGGGCCATGCAGCCCACGCTGGACACCAGGGCCGACTGGGAAATCCTGTGCGGCCTTGCCAGGCGGCTGGGCATGAACAAACTGGCCTTCGAACGCATCGAGGACATCTGGGAGTACCAGTTGCAGCCCACGGGCGTGACCGTGGCCGACTTCGACGCCAAGGGCTTCGTGGAACTGTGCGATGCACCCAGGTACCGCGAGGACGCGGAACTGAAGTTCGGCACCGGCTCCGGCAAACTGGAGATGATCAGCCCCAAGTGGACCAAGGCCGGGGAACCCAGCCTGCGCCCCTATGCCGCGCCCCCCGCGCCGCCGCAGGGCATGTTCCGTATCGCCTTCGGGCGCACGGCGCTGCACACGCAGGGCCACACCGTGAACAACCCGCTGCTGGCCGAGCAGATGGCCACCAACGTGGCCTGGATCAACACCGCACGGGCGGCGGAACTGGGCATTGCCGACGGCGAGATGCTGGAAGTGCTGGACGCCAAGGGCACCGCCGCCGGGCGCATCCGCGCCTTCGTCACCGACTTCGTGCACCCCGAGGCACTGTTCATGGTGCACGGCTTCGGCCACCGGCTGCCGGTGGAATCGCGGGCGCGGGGCAAGGGCGTGGCCGACCAGGAACTGATGCCCGGCGGGCTTGAACGCTACGACCGCGCCGGGGGCGGCATCTCCATGCAGGAACACTTCGTCGCCGTGCGCAAGGCCGCGGCCAGGGCATAG
- a CDS encoding sodium:solute symporter family transporter, with protein MPSEFSSTIGQPNALSIGFFFLFVAFTLGVTWWAARRSRSAAEFYAAGRSVTGFQNGLALAGDYMSAASFLGIAGLVALKGYDGLIYSIGFLVGWPVMMFLIAEPLRNLGKYTFADVVAYRLRQKPVRVAASCGSLMTVAFYLIAQMVGSGSLVHLMFGLPYEAAVLVVGAVMIAYVLFGGMLATTWVQIIKAVLLLGGASVMVFFVLQNFGFSPAELFRASAARYGDKVLAPGGLVSNPWDALSLGMALMFGTAGLPHILMRFYTVPDAQAARKSVFYATGLISYFYVLTFIIGFGAMVLVGQDIVSGFDKGGNMAALLLAEVTGGTMFLGFIAAVAFATILAVVAGLTLAGATTYAHDLYANVFRRGQSTEADEVRMAKRATVALGVLAVALGIAFKGQNVAFMVGLAFAIAASANFPALLMSILWKRFSTFGAVCSIATGATLAVGLIMLSPTVWVDVLHSPWGMAAPFALKNPALFSMPAAFAAGWLGSVLRPEQDAEARYAAQKVRNYLGVGAE; from the coding sequence ATGCCCAGTGAATTCTCGTCCACCATCGGGCAGCCCAACGCGCTGTCCATCGGCTTCTTTTTCCTGTTCGTGGCGTTTACCCTGGGGGTGACGTGGTGGGCGGCCCGGCGCAGCCGTTCGGCGGCGGAATTCTATGCAGCCGGGCGCAGCGTCACCGGGTTCCAGAACGGGCTGGCCCTGGCGGGTGATTACATGAGCGCGGCATCGTTCCTGGGCATTGCCGGGCTGGTGGCGCTGAAGGGCTACGACGGCCTCATCTATTCCATCGGCTTCCTGGTGGGCTGGCCGGTGATGATGTTCCTCATCGCCGAGCCGTTGCGAAACCTGGGCAAGTACACCTTCGCCGACGTGGTGGCCTATCGCCTGCGGCAAAAGCCCGTTCGCGTGGCGGCCTCGTGCGGTTCGCTGATGACGGTGGCCTTCTACCTCATCGCCCAGATGGTGGGTTCCGGTTCGCTGGTGCACCTGATGTTCGGCCTGCCGTACGAGGCGGCGGTGCTGGTGGTGGGCGCGGTGATGATCGCGTACGTGCTGTTCGGCGGCATGCTGGCCACCACCTGGGTGCAGATCATCAAGGCCGTGCTGCTGCTGGGCGGGGCCAGCGTGATGGTGTTCTTCGTGTTGCAGAACTTCGGCTTCAGCCCGGCTGAACTCTTCCGTGCATCGGCTGCGCGTTACGGCGACAAGGTGCTGGCCCCCGGCGGCCTCGTGTCCAACCCGTGGGACGCCCTGTCGCTGGGCATGGCGCTGATGTTCGGCACGGCGGGGCTGCCGCATATCCTGATGCGCTTCTATACCGTGCCGGACGCCCAGGCCGCCCGGAAATCGGTGTTCTACGCCACGGGCCTCATCTCGTATTTCTACGTGCTCACCTTCATCATCGGCTTTGGGGCCATGGTGCTGGTGGGGCAGGATATCGTTTCCGGGTTCGACAAGGGCGGCAACATGGCTGCGCTGCTGCTGGCCGAAGTGACCGGCGGCACCATGTTCCTGGGCTTCATCGCCGCCGTGGCCTTCGCCACCATCCTGGCCGTGGTGGCCGGGCTGACACTGGCGGGCGCCACCACCTACGCCCATGACCTGTACGCCAATGTGTTCCGGCGCGGGCAGTCCACGGAGGCCGACGAGGTGCGCATGGCCAAGCGGGCCACCGTGGCGCTGGGCGTGCTGGCCGTGGCCCTGGGCATCGCCTTCAAGGGACAGAACGTGGCCTTCATGGTGGGGCTGGCCTTCGCCATCGCCGCCAGCGCCAACTTCCCCGCGCTGCTCATGTCCATCCTGTGGAAGCGGTTTTCCACCTTCGGGGCGGTGTGCTCCATCGCCACCGGGGCCACGCTGGCCGTGGGGCTGATCATGCTCAGCCCCACCGTGTGGGTGGACGTGCTGCATTCGCCGTGGGGCATGGCCGCACCGTTCGCGCTCAAGAACCCCGCGCTGTTCTCCATGCCCGCAGCCTTTGCGGCGGGATGGCTGGGGTCGGTGCTGCGGCCGGAACAGGACGCCGAAGCACGTTACGCCGCCCAGAAGGTGCGCAACTATCTGGGGGTGGGCGCGGAGTAG
- a CDS encoding Lon protease family protein, which produces MTTTKKATKRTAASSVSSTSSAPAPQAGGGALPAPLAPEQLRWTLDPATLPFAHTGEVDEQTDIIGQRRGVDAFRFGMGMQGKGYNIFVTGAVGIGKLSMVKRLLGNGARGEATPDDLCFVNNFKTPEEPILLRFPAGKGRAFKADVQAFLDTVKRDIPQLFESQEYIASKNEIIEAHDRKTREFFKNLETKVRDSGFVLVNMQMGQIQRPDIVPIVDGEPVHLLKLEEMASKGRFPHEELEKLQETYKTLKEEIDAIFLDVRELQKEVKRKTEEVDRLMFMSSARDLAKPLLEGYDDPKVQKHIEAVLADMAENLDGLKVMGQQVQGPMGMFVPAPAEAVLHPYQVNLLVDNAELEGPPVIVESFPNYRNLFGSIERVMDRSGLWRTDFTKINAGSFVKANGGYLVLNLMDAIMEPGVWQTLKRALKTSEMEIQTFDPYYFVTTTGIKPESIKMEVKVVVMATPQLYHMLRHYDPDVQKIFKVWADFDSSMPLDEVCVTEVAKLMKSFVAARSLRQFDATAVAALLEHGVRMTGRREKLSTSFPVLRDIMEEADYIAREAGADMVSAAHVTQAVDGRQYRAGLIEEKVQEMIDRGSVFIDTDGEVVGQVNGLAVYAMGDHMFGKPSRITATTSMGREGIINIERESDLSGAIHNKGMLILSGYLRRAFAQDKPLTLAASIAFEQSYGGVDGDSASSTELYALLSSLSGVPIRQGLAVTGSVNQKGEVQPIGGVNEKIEGFHEVCKRKGLTGGQGVLIPAANVNDLMLKPEVLDSVRAGTFRIWAVRTVDEGIELLTGVPAGVRGADGSYPADTVYGKVDARLSELAEGLRSFGDKKEENGNGKGTGKRAKPAKKPEDKKK; this is translated from the coding sequence ATGACTACCACCAAGAAAGCGACCAAACGCACCGCTGCCTCTTCCGTATCTTCGACTTCGTCCGCCCCCGCGCCCCAGGCGGGCGGCGGGGCGCTGCCTGCTCCGCTGGCGCCCGAACAACTGCGCTGGACGCTGGACCCCGCAACGCTGCCCTTCGCCCATACCGGCGAGGTGGACGAGCAGACCGACATCATCGGCCAGCGGCGGGGGGTGGATGCCTTTCGCTTCGGCATGGGCATGCAGGGCAAGGGCTACAACATCTTCGTCACCGGGGCCGTGGGCATCGGCAAGCTGTCCATGGTCAAGCGGCTGCTGGGCAACGGCGCGCGGGGCGAGGCCACGCCCGACGACCTGTGCTTCGTGAACAACTTCAAGACGCCCGAAGAACCGATCCTGTTGCGCTTTCCCGCCGGGAAGGGCCGCGCCTTCAAGGCAGACGTGCAGGCTTTCCTGGACACGGTGAAGCGCGACATCCCCCAACTGTTCGAAAGCCAGGAATACATCGCCAGCAAGAACGAGATCATCGAGGCGCACGACAGGAAAACCCGCGAGTTCTTCAAGAACCTGGAAACCAAGGTGCGCGATTCCGGCTTCGTGCTGGTGAACATGCAGATGGGCCAGATCCAGCGGCCGGACATCGTGCCTATTGTGGACGGCGAGCCGGTGCACCTGCTGAAGCTGGAGGAAATGGCCTCCAAGGGGCGCTTTCCGCACGAGGAACTGGAAAAACTTCAGGAAACCTACAAGACCCTGAAGGAAGAGATCGACGCCATCTTCCTGGACGTGCGCGAACTGCAAAAGGAAGTGAAGCGCAAGACCGAAGAGGTGGACCGGCTCATGTTCATGAGCTCGGCCCGCGACCTCGCCAAGCCGCTGCTGGAAGGCTACGACGACCCCAAGGTGCAGAAGCACATAGAGGCCGTGCTGGCCGACATGGCGGAAAACCTGGACGGCCTGAAGGTGATGGGCCAGCAGGTGCAGGGGCCCATGGGCATGTTCGTGCCCGCCCCGGCGGAAGCGGTGCTGCATCCCTACCAGGTCAACCTGCTGGTGGATAACGCGGAACTGGAAGGACCGCCGGTGATCGTGGAATCGTTCCCCAACTACCGCAACCTGTTCGGCTCCATCGAGCGGGTCATGGACCGTTCCGGCCTGTGGCGCACCGATTTCACCAAGATCAACGCCGGGTCGTTCGTCAAGGCCAACGGCGGCTACCTGGTGCTGAACCTGATGGACGCCATCATGGAACCGGGGGTGTGGCAGACCCTCAAGCGCGCCCTGAAGACCTCGGAAATGGAGATCCAGACCTTCGACCCCTACTACTTCGTCACGACCACGGGCATCAAACCCGAATCCATCAAGATGGAGGTCAAGGTGGTGGTCATGGCCACGCCGCAGCTGTACCACATGCTGCGCCACTACGACCCGGACGTGCAGAAGATCTTCAAGGTGTGGGCGGACTTCGATTCGTCCATGCCGCTGGACGAGGTGTGCGTCACCGAGGTGGCCAAGCTGATGAAGTCTTTCGTGGCGGCGCGCAGCCTGCGCCAGTTCGACGCCACCGCCGTGGCCGCCCTGCTGGAACACGGCGTGCGCATGACCGGACGGCGCGAAAAGCTGAGCACCTCGTTCCCGGTGTTGCGCGACATCATGGAAGAGGCCGACTACATCGCCCGCGAGGCCGGGGCGGACATGGTGTCCGCCGCGCACGTGACCCAGGCGGTGGACGGGCGGCAGTACCGTGCCGGGCTCATCGAGGAAAAGGTGCAGGAGATGATCGACCGAGGCAGCGTGTTCATCGACACCGACGGCGAGGTCGTCGGGCAGGTGAACGGGCTGGCCGTGTACGCCATGGGCGACCACATGTTCGGCAAGCCTTCGCGCATTACCGCCACCACCTCCATGGGGCGCGAGGGCATCATCAACATCGAGCGCGAATCGGACCTGTCCGGGGCCATCCACAACAAGGGCATGCTCATCCTTTCCGGCTACCTGCGCCGGGCCTTCGCCCAGGACAAGCCGCTGACCCTGGCGGCGTCCATTGCCTTCGAGCAGTCCTACGGCGGGGTGGACGGCGATTCGGCATCGTCCACCGAACTGTATGCGCTGCTTTCCAGCCTGTCGGGCGTACCCATCCGGCAGGGCCTTGCGGTCACCGGATCGGTGAACCAGAAGGGCGAGGTGCAGCCCATCGGCGGGGTGAACGAGAAGATCGAAGGCTTCCACGAAGTGTGCAAGCGCAAGGGGCTGACCGGCGGGCAGGGCGTGCTGATACCCGCCGCCAACGTCAATGACCTGATGCTGAAGCCGGAAGTGCTGGATTCCGTCCGCGCGGGCACGTTCCGCATCTGGGCGGTGCGCACGGTGGACGAAGGCATCGAACTGCTGACCGGCGTGCCCGCCGGGGTGCGGGGCGCGGACGGCAGCTACCCGGCCGATACCGTGTACGGCAAGGTGGACGCCAGGCTGAGCGAACTGGCCGAAGGGCTGCGCAGCTTTGGCGACAAGAAGGAAGAAAACGGCAACGGCAAGGGCACGGGCAAGCGAGCCAAGCCCGCCAAGAAGCCGGAAGACAAAAAGAAATAG
- a CDS encoding 4Fe-4S dicluster domain-containing protein, with protein MSTYCIVTDERRCISCKACEVHCKVKNAMPVGIKLGEHFTEGPVPGPNGAPAYRTLYMPCFHCEEPECVDVCPTGAMTKREADGIVYVEADDCIGCGACLEACPWHIPQWNEDGDKAVKCDLCMDRIDAGLKPACVTGCTTHALALVGQDDPRYEEQRKRAPQRVLAER; from the coding sequence ATGAGCACCTACTGCATCGTCACCGACGAACGCCGCTGCATCAGCTGCAAGGCGTGCGAAGTCCATTGCAAGGTCAAGAACGCCATGCCCGTGGGCATCAAGCTGGGCGAGCACTTCACCGAAGGCCCCGTGCCCGGTCCGAACGGCGCGCCTGCCTACCGCACCCTGTACATGCCCTGCTTCCACTGCGAGGAGCCGGAATGCGTGGACGTGTGCCCCACCGGGGCCATGACCAAGCGCGAGGCCGACGGCATAGTATATGTAGAGGCCGACGACTGCATCGGCTGCGGCGCCTGCCTGGAAGCCTGCCCCTGGCACATTCCCCAGTGGAACGAGGACGGCGACAAGGCCGTGAAGTGCGACCTGTGCATGGACCGCATCGACGCCGGGCTGAAGCCCGCCTGCGTCACCGGCTGCACCACCCATGCGCTTGCGCTGGTCGGCCAGGACGACCCCCGCTACGAGGAACAGCGCAAGCGCGCGCCGCAGCGGGTTCTGGCGGAAAGATAA
- a CDS encoding iron-containing alcohol dehydrogenase: MAVQEQVYGFFIPSVTLIGIGASKAIPEKIKALGGSKPLIVTDMGIVKAGILKQITDLLDAAKMAYSVYDETIPNPTDDNVHKGVEVYKKNKCDSLITLGGGSSHDCGKGIGLVIANGGKIHDFEGVDKSSKPMPPYVAVNTTAGTASEMTRFCIITDTSRKVKMAIVDWRVTPTIALDDPLLMMGMPPALTAATGMDALTHAVEAYVSTIATPMTDACAEQAISLIATFLRRAVANGRDIEARERMCFAQYLAGMAFNNASLGHVHAMAHQLGGFYDLPHGECNAILLPHVSQFNLIAKLDRFARIAELLGENISGLSVRDAAEKAICAIKRLSADVGIPAGLVALGKRYGKDVKAKDIAIMTKNAQKDACGLTNPRCPTDADVAAIYEAAM; this comes from the coding sequence ATGGCAGTTCAGGAACAGGTTTACGGGTTCTTCATTCCCAGCGTTACCCTGATCGGCATTGGCGCTTCCAAGGCCATCCCCGAAAAGATCAAGGCGCTCGGCGGGTCCAAGCCGCTCATCGTCACCGACATGGGCATCGTCAAGGCGGGCATCCTGAAGCAGATCACCGACCTGCTGGACGCCGCCAAGATGGCCTACAGCGTGTACGACGAAACCATTCCCAACCCCACCGACGACAACGTCCACAAGGGTGTGGAAGTCTACAAGAAGAACAAGTGCGACAGCCTGATCACCCTGGGTGGCGGCAGCTCGCACGACTGCGGCAAGGGCATCGGCCTTGTCATCGCCAACGGCGGCAAGATTCACGACTTCGAAGGCGTGGACAAGTCGTCCAAGCCCATGCCGCCCTACGTGGCCGTGAACACCACGGCGGGCACCGCCTCGGAAATGACCCGTTTCTGCATCATCACCGACACCAGCCGCAAGGTGAAGATGGCCATTGTTGACTGGCGCGTGACCCCCACCATCGCCCTGGACGACCCGCTGCTGATGATGGGCATGCCCCCGGCGCTGACCGCCGCCACCGGCATGGACGCCCTGACCCACGCCGTGGAAGCCTACGTTTCCACCATCGCCACCCCCATGACCGACGCCTGTGCCGAGCAGGCCATCTCGCTCATCGCCACCTTCCTGCGCCGCGCCGTGGCCAACGGGCGCGACATCGAGGCCCGCGAACGCATGTGCTTCGCCCAGTACCTGGCGGGCATGGCCTTCAACAACGCCAGCCTCGGCCACGTGCACGCCATGGCCCACCAGCTTGGCGGCTTCTACGATCTGCCGCACGGCGAATGCAACGCCATCCTGCTGCCGCACGTCTCGCAGTTCAACCTTATCGCCAAGCTGGACCGCTTTGCCCGCATCGCCGAACTGCTGGGCGAGAACATCAGCGGTCTTTCGGTGCGCGACGCGGCGGAAAAGGCCATCTGCGCCATCAAGCGCCTGTCGGCGGACGTGGGCATTCCTGCCGGCCTGGTGGCCCTTGGCAAGCGTTACGGCAAGGACGTGAAGGCCAAGGACATCGCCATCATGACCAAGAACGCCCAGAAGGATGCCTGCGGTCTGACCAATCCGCGTTGTCCTACCGATGCTGATGTCGCGGCCATTTACGAAGCGGCCATGTAA
- a CDS encoding DUF485 domain-containing protein, which yields MDSLPEAPHSSLCDDEPFMELVRAHRSVSLILTTAMLAIYFGFIMVLAFRRDLLQVAESGGMPLGIPVGFGIILTASALTGMYVWWANRSYDGAVRRIVATLQPQGRARHAQ from the coding sequence ATGGACAGCCTTCCGGAGGCTCCGCATTCCTCACTGTGCGACGACGAACCGTTCATGGAACTGGTGCGCGCGCACCGGAGCGTTTCGCTCATTCTCACCACGGCCATGCTGGCCATCTACTTCGGATTCATCATGGTGCTGGCCTTCCGGCGCGACCTGCTGCAGGTGGCGGAGTCGGGCGGCATGCCCCTGGGCATCCCGGTGGGGTTCGGCATCATCCTCACCGCATCGGCGCTCACCGGCATGTACGTGTGGTGGGCCAACCGGTCATACGACGGCGCGGTGCGGCGCATCGTGGCCACGTTGCAGCCGCAGGGGAGGGCGCGCCATGCCCAGTGA
- a CDS encoding 30S ribosomal protein S1 translates to MTGERTEATGLETPEATTETGQAEATAPEAATAPAPQDMAGDDAFDENASFADLLEAHSGAAETVRTGERVKATVVAIGEDTVFVATGAKVDGLVDRKELEDAEGNLPVAVGDVLELYVVSANANEIKLSRAMGGQVGLAQMEDALNAGIPIEGKVTGPCKGGFNVEVLKRRAFCPASQMDLRPGAEPDSFTGQTFQFLITRLEQNGRNIVVSRRMLLEREQAESLSALMENVKEGDVLEGAVARLAPFGAFVEIAPGLEGMVHVSELSWSRVQQPDEAVSVGDKVRVKVLGIAGAEEGKGGKDSRKGPRISLSIRQVSGDPWQDVADRLDADQILTGKVTRLAPFGAFIEVLPGVEGLVHLSEMSWTRRINKPEEAVTPGETVSVKIKELDPARKRLSLSLRDAEGDPWATVEERFPAGSTVTGTVEKRAPFGLFVNLAPGVTGLLPNAVAATSPQSKTYAGLNPGAEVSLVVRDLDVKARRISLAPADATGEDDGEWRKLAQPQKREPREGRGGSRDGGRDGGRDWNRDGGRGSRSSAPATVVSGDSSGFGSLGSALQAALEKRKK, encoded by the coding sequence ATGACTGGTGAACGCACCGAAGCCACCGGGCTGGAAACCCCGGAGGCCACCACCGAAACCGGACAGGCGGAAGCCACCGCCCCCGAAGCCGCCACCGCCCCTGCCCCGCAGGACATGGCTGGTGACGACGCATTCGACGAGAACGCCAGCTTCGCGGACCTGCTGGAGGCACATTCCGGCGCGGCTGAAACCGTGCGCACCGGCGAACGGGTGAAGGCCACCGTGGTGGCCATCGGCGAGGACACCGTCTTCGTCGCCACCGGAGCCAAGGTGGACGGTCTTGTGGACCGCAAGGAACTGGAAGACGCCGAAGGCAACCTGCCCGTGGCCGTGGGCGACGTGCTGGAACTGTACGTGGTTTCGGCCAACGCCAATGAAATAAAGCTGTCCCGCGCCATGGGCGGCCAGGTGGGCCTGGCCCAGATGGAAGACGCCCTGAATGCGGGCATCCCCATCGAGGGCAAGGTTACCGGCCCCTGCAAGGGCGGCTTCAACGTCGAAGTCCTGAAGCGCCGCGCCTTCTGCCCGGCCAGCCAGATGGACCTGCGCCCCGGTGCCGAGCCCGACTCGTTCACCGGCCAGACCTTCCAGTTCCTGATCACCCGCCTGGAGCAGAACGGCCGCAACATCGTGGTTTCTCGCCGCATGCTGCTGGAACGCGAGCAGGCCGAATCGCTGAGCGCCCTCATGGAAAACGTGAAGGAAGGCGACGTGCTGGAAGGCGCCGTGGCCCGCCTTGCCCCGTTCGGCGCCTTTGTGGAAATCGCCCCGGGCCTTGAAGGCATGGTGCATGTTTCCGAACTTTCGTGGTCGCGCGTGCAGCAGCCCGACGAGGCCGTGAGCGTGGGCGACAAGGTGCGCGTGAAGGTGCTGGGCATTGCCGGTGCGGAAGAAGGCAAGGGCGGCAAGGATTCCCGCAAGGGTCCGCGCATTTCCCTGTCCATCCGCCAGGTGTCCGGCGACCCGTGGCAGGATGTGGCCGATCGCCTCGACGCCGACCAGATCCTGACCGGCAAGGTCACCCGCCTCGCCCCGTTCGGCGCCTTCATCGAGGTGCTGCCCGGCGTGGAAGGCCTGGTGCACCTTTCCGAAATGTCCTGGACCCGCCGCATCAACAAGCCCGAAGAGGCCGTGACCCCCGGCGAAACCGTGTCCGTGAAGATCAAGGAACTGGACCCCGCCCGCAAGCGGCTGTCCCTGAGCCTGCGCGATGCGGAAGGCGACCCGTGGGCCACGGTGGAAGAACGCTTCCCCGCCGGTTCCACCGTCACCGGCACCGTGGAAAAGCGCGCGCCCTTCGGCCTGTTCGTGAACCTGGCCCCCGGCGTCACCGGGCTTCTGCCCAACGCCGTGGCCGCCACCTCGCCCCAGTCCAAGACCTACGCCGGGCTGAACCCCGGCGCGGAAGTCTCGCTGGTGGTGCGCGACCTGGACGTGAAGGCCCGCCGCATCTCGCTGGCCCCGGCAGACGCCACCGGCGAGGACGACGGCGAATGGCGCAAGCTTGCCCAGCCCCAGAAGCGCGAACCGCGTGAAGGTCGCGGCGGCAGCCGTGATGGCGGGCGCGACGGCG
- a CDS encoding peptidylprolyl isomerase: protein MLKAKARHILVDTEDACNELKARILAGEDFAEVARAHSKCPSGRRGGDLGEFPRGAMVPEFDEVVFTGEVGTVLGPVRTQFGHHLIEVTARSGS from the coding sequence ATGCTCAAAGCCAAGGCACGCCACATTCTCGTTGATACCGAGGATGCCTGCAACGAACTGAAGGCCCGCATTCTGGCGGGTGAAGACTTTGCCGAGGTGGCGCGCGCCCACTCCAAGTGCCCGTCGGGCCGCCGTGGCGGCGACCTGGGGGAATTCCCCCGTGGCGCCATGGTGCCCGAATTCGACGAAGTCGTGTTTACCGGCGAAGTGGGCACCGTGCTCGGCCCGGTGCGCACCCAGTTCGGCCATCATCTGATTGAAGTGACGGCGCGCTCCGGCAGCTAG